Within the Candidatus Methylomirabilota bacterium genome, the region AGATCGGGATGTCCGTCGAACACGATCCCGAACATGTCGTAGCACTCCCGCTCCATCCAGTCGGCGCCGGGAAAGAGGCCGGTCAGCGTCGGACAGTGCGTCACGCCGCCGCCGAGTCGGGTCCGCATCATGACGGCGAGCCGGGCCTCGAGGTTCTCCAGCCGGCACAGCACCTCGAGCCCTTCGGCCTTCCAATCCACTGCGCTGAGCCAGCTGAAGTACCGGCAGCCCAGCTGCTGCTGGGCGAAGCCCGCGAACTCCGTCCACCGCTGGACCGGCAGGGCTGCCGTGAGGAGGGTGCCCTCGACACCGGGATCGATCCCAAACTGCTCCCGCACCTTACTGGCGACCTCGGCGGCGGTCACTCGCGAATCAGCCTTCTCGCGTGGAGGGTGCAGACCGTCGGCCCGTCTGCTGGAACTCGGCGACCTGTTCCTGCAGCTTGAGCAGGCCGTACATCAGGGAGTCGGGCGTGGGCGGACAGCCGGGCACGTACACGTCGACCGGCACGACGCGGTCGACGCCCTTGACGACGTGGTAGCCGTGCCGGAAGGGACCGCCGGAGTTCGCGCACGAGCCCATCGACACCACCCACTTGGGGTCC harbors:
- a CDS encoding NADH-quinone oxidoreductase subunit C, which gives rise to MTAAEVASKVREQFGIDPGVEGTLLTAALPVQRWTEFAGFAQQQLGCRYFSWLSAVDWKAEGLEVLCRLENLEARLAVMMRTRLGGGVTHCPTLTGLFPGADWMERECYDMFGIVFDGHPDLRRILLPEDWEGHPLRKDYAVDTSHHPYR